A stretch of Heterodontus francisci isolate sHetFra1 chromosome 1, sHetFra1.hap1, whole genome shotgun sequence DNA encodes these proteins:
- the LOC137360451 gene encoding transcriptional regulator protein Pur-beta-like, which translates to MATRDIDRGRGGMATTATDIQPSPLPADIIAPSEVEEMVAEDNVAETPRRTEGRDPSPVAGPAVPMLETQELASKRVDIQNKRFYLDVKQNAKGRFLKIAEVGSGGHKSRLTVSMPVAAEMRDYLGDFIEHYAQLGPGGGGLGDASSRRQQRRQQPSQAPAQPEVQAQPEVQAQPDAQAQQAEPPQQRVLKSEYLVRENRKYYLDLKENQRGRFLRIRQTMSRGPGWGYSGQGQTIALPAQGLIEFRDALARLIEDYGSTPGGGSRDDAAALGPLELPEGISVPVDNKRFFFDVGSNRYGVFLRVSEVKPSYRHSITVPHQAWARFGDNFIKYAEEMRAIQERRRDRRADLTREIAADSEEEED; encoded by the coding sequence ATGGCGACCAGAGACATTGACCGTGGCAGAGGAGGAATGGCCACCACCGCCACGGACATTCAACCGTCTCCGCTGCCGGCGGACATCATCGCACCTTCAGAAGTGGAGGAGATGGTGGCGGAGGATAATGTTGCTGAGACGCCGCGGCGAACCGAGGGAAGGGATCCCAGCCCGGTCGCCGGGCCTGCGGTGCCGATGCTGGAGACTCAGGAGCTGGCCTCCAAGCGAGTGGACATCCAGAACAAGCGCTTCTACCTGGACGTGAAGCAGAACGCCAAGGGCCGCTTCCTGAAGATCGCCGAGGTGGGCTCCGGAGGCCACAAGAGCCGCCTAACCGTCTCCATGCCGGTGGCGGCCGAGATGCGCGACTACCTGGGGGACTTCATCGAACACTACGCGCAACTTGGGCCCGGCGGCGGAGGCTTAGGAGACGCCAGCTCCCGGAGGCAACAGCGGCGGCAGCAGCCGAGTCAAGCACCGGCCCAGCCTGAGGTCCAGGCCCAGCCTGAAGTCCAGGCCCAGCCTGACGCCCAGGCCCAGCAGGCCGAGCCGCCGCAGCAACGAGTCCTGAAGAGTGAGTACCTGGTGCGGGAGAACCGCAAATACTACCTGGATTTGAAGGAGAATCAGCGAGGCCGCTTCTTGCGCATTCGCCAGACCATGAGCCGAGGCCCCGGCTGGGGCTACTCGGGACAGGGCCAGACCATCGCCCTCCCCGCTCAGGGGCTCATCGAGTTCCGGGACGCCCTAGCCAGACTGATCGAGGATTACGGATCGACGCCGGGAGGGGGCTCGCGGGACGACGCCGCGGCTCTGGGGCCGTTGGAGTTGCCCGAGGGGATCTCGGTGCCCGTCGACAACAAGAGGTTCTTCTTCGACGTGGGATCCAACCGTTACGGGGTGTTCCTACGAGTGAGCGAGGTGAAACCGTCTTACCGCCACTCCATCACCGTCCCTCACCAAGCCTGGGCCCGTTTTGGCGACAACTTCATCAAATACGCCGAGGAGATGAGGGCTATCCAAGAAAGGCGCAGGGACCGGAGGGCCGATCTGACCAGAGAAATTGCCGCAGACAGTGAGGAGGAGGAAGATTGA